A part of Neovison vison isolate M4711 chromosome 6, ASM_NN_V1, whole genome shotgun sequence genomic DNA contains:
- the LOC122910048 gene encoding cell cycle control protein 50C-like encodes MKRTSEESQSRLPDNSALKQQQLPAYRLQLTATGVLSGFFATGVFCLGVGIILILSAKSIKEIEIKYTKICGNCAKLREDATNFDKECTCSIPFYLSETMQGNVYMYYKLYGFYQNLYRYILSRSNSQLMGTDLKDVGTCAPFSKSHDGTPIAPCGAIANSIFNDTIILSYNLNSSIPIEVPMLRSGITWWTDKYVKFQNPRSKNLSIAFAGTTKPPSWAKPVYELDKEDPENNGFLNDDFIVWMRAAAFPTFKKLYRRLNRIQYFTEGLPAGNYSFNITYNFPVTRFRGEKSVVLSTLTWSGGSNLFLGLAYTVTGAVTWLAFFSMMAIHLMLKDRKMFFTQPAIKSSFKKKSRKQRMNSECRVCILLAEAGSGFLIDFRHSWNEKTQVIAPMARNMLRGSQSQHSDQIGIGVPFALFSKELHSIETDDFSCKLVL; translated from the exons ATGAAGAGGACATCTGAGGAAAGTCAGTCCCGACTGCCAGACAACTCTGCCCTGAAGCAGCAGCAATTGCCTGCCTACCGGCTACAGCTCACAGCCACTGGAGTCCTCTCTGGCTTTTTTGCAACAGGAGTATTCTGCCTTGGTGTCGGCATCATTCTTATATTGTCTGCAAAAAGTATCAAGGAAATAGAG attaaatacacaaaaatctgtggAAATTGTGCAAAACTGCGAGAAGATGCCACTAATTTTGACAAAGAATGCACCTGCTCTATTCCCTTTTACCTTTCAGAGACAATGCAG GGTAATGTTTATATGTACTACAAACTGTATGGCTTCTATCAGAATCTCTATCGATATATTCTGTCCAGAAGTAATAGCCAACTGATGGGTACAGACTTAAAG GATGTTGGAACCTGTGCTCCATTTAGCAAGTCCCATGATGGGACTCCAATCGCTCCTTGTGGTGCTATTGCCAACAGCATATTCAATG ATACCATTATTCTTTCATACAACCTGAATTCCTCTATACCTATTGAAGTCCCAATGCTAAGAAGTGGAATTACATGGTGGACAGATAAGTATGTCAAATTTCAGAATCCAAGATCCAAAAATCTTTCTATCGCATTTGCAG GGACCACAAAGCCTCCATCCTGGGCGAAGCCTGTCTATGAACTGGATAAAGAGGATCCAGAAAACAATGGCTTCCTCAATGATGACTTCATTGTGTGGATGCGGGCAGCCGCCTTTCCCACTTTCAAAAAACTGTACCGTCGACTCAATCGCATACAGTACTTTACTGAAGGCTTGCCTGCTGGTAACTATAGTTTTAACATTACATATA ATTTTCCAGTAACCAGGTTTAGAGGAGAAAAATCAGTTGTTCTTTCCACCTTGACATGGAGTGGAGGCAGTAACCTTTTCTTAGGTCTTGCCTACACAGTGACAGGAGCAGTGACATGGTTGGCCTTCTTTTCCATGATGGCAATTCACTTGATGCTGAAAGACAGGAAAATGTTCTTCACCCAGCCAGCAATAAAGTCAAGttttaagaagaaaagcagaaaacaaagaatgaaCAGTGAA TGTAGAGTCTGTATCCTGCTTGCAGAAGCAGGATCtggttttcttattgattttcgcCACAGTTGGAATGAAAAAACTCAAGTCATTGCTCCGATGGCAAGAAACATGTTACGGGGCTCACAGAGCCAGCATTCGGACCAGATAGGCATCGGGGTGCCTTTTGCTCTTTTCTCAAAAGAGCTTCACTCCATTGAAACAGATGATTTTTCGTGCAAACTAGTGCTGTAG